DNA from Oncorhynchus masou masou isolate Uvic2021 chromosome 5, UVic_Omas_1.1, whole genome shotgun sequence:
AGCGATGTTACGTGGCCTGATTGGAGCGATGTTACGTGGCCTGATTGGAGCGATGTTACGTGGCCTGATTGGAGCGATGTTACGTGGCCTGATTGGAGCGATGTTACGTGGGTGATTGGAGCGATGTTACGTGACCTGATTGGAGCGATGTTACGCAGCTTGATTGGAGCGATGTTACGCGACCTGATTGGAGCGATGTTACGCGACCTGATTGGAGCGATGTTACGCGGCCTGATTGGAGAGATGTTACGCGACCTGATTGGAGCGATGTTACGCGACCTGATTGGAGCGATGTTACTGTGCACTTTTAGAGCCAATAAAGCAGAAGGTCTGGTTTTCTGCAATTAAGTTTAACTGCGTCCGTCTTTTGATTGCATCTAGACAGTTTGTCAGTTTGGTTCTCAGTGTCCTCATCCAGACATTCTGTCAGTCTGGTTCTCAGTGTCCTCATCCAGACagtctgtctgtttgggtcttGAAGTCTCAGTGTCCTCATCTAGACAGTCTGTCAGTTTGGTTCTTGAAGTCTCAGTGTCCTCATCTAGACAGTCTGAgcgccttggtcctcctttctttttgagtgtctatatatatttaataacttttgactggttgtgTCTGTATATATTTAATAAACAACAGTAACATAAAACACGTAACAGCCAGAGGGATTACCCAAATATAAAATTGCAAAAgaggaaaaaacaaaacaattctgtacatggggcggcagggtagcctagtggttagagcgttggactagtaaccggaaggttgcaagttcaaacccctgagctgacaaggtacaaagctgtcgttctgcccctgaacaggcagttaacccactgttcctaggccgtcattgaaaataagaattgttcttaactgacttgcctagtaaaataaaaaataaaaaaataatatcaGACATGTAGCCAATAAATTTGGGATGTTTTGTTTTGCATACGTTTGAATGATTATAAAATCATTTTCCAAATCAATTTGAAATAAGGCCCTTTTCCATCATGTTGATTTGTGTATTACCTTTTTTTTCCCCTAGTAAAATAAGGAGATTGTTAGTTAAAGGGCTTGTGAGTAAgcgtttcacggtaaggtctacagctcttgtattcggcgcatttgacaaataaGATTGGATTTGATGTAGTGGATAATTGTGTtgccactccagtcagcagatggcgatatGAGTATTTCAGGTGATTCTTCttgcgtgacgtataatctagtggacgggagGCTGTCGACTACTGAATCAGCCACATCGGTAGCTTGCTAGCCGACATAAAACCGAATAATTGAAGCTActttgactattttgtgtatatgAATATGTGTTTTAGACACAATTATTTGTACGTATATAGGAGTTAACTTAACGTACTTGTTCAATGTATTAATTTGTTCAGATTGATTTGATTCTGAGCCTCGCACTAGACTAGTCGCTAATGCTACCTAGCTAGCATACGTCCCTTACCATGAGCTCACTAAGCTACTCGCCCCTTGCTAAAGAAGAGGATGTCTATTGGACGGAGAAAGGAGCTCTGGAGCTGAACATTGTCGTAAAAGAAGAAGATGATAATAgtacagtgaaagaagaagaaGCTTTCAGAATCAAACAGGAGGAAATCACACCGACAGAAGAACAGGAGGATGGTGTCGTGAAAAAAGAGAAAGATCTttttggagtgaaagaggaagaggggataGAGGCTGTCAcggtggtagaggaggaggtagaagctttcagaataaaaaaggaggaagaggagtctgTTATCGTGAAAAAAGTAGAAGAACcttttagagaggaagaggacgatATCTCAATGAAGGTAAAGGAGGAAGATGTTttgggagtgaaagaggaggaaggagatgaagaggagactgaagatctgattaacaccagtgagtATTGTCTTAAAAACGGGCATAGACTCCACACTATCTACACATGAATAGGTTGTTCAGTACTATAGGAATTGTTAAAGGGTCAATCTGATTGGTACATGGACTTTTACATTAATAATATTTAAGCTCTCAAACTGTTCTATGTATGTAGGGTTTTCAGCCATTACATTCACCCACATTTGGCTCCATGTAAACTACAATTCCGACGCTGTGCTCCAACAGTTTTAGAAAACATGCTGATATGCCGTTTTAGTTCATGTCAGCGACAAAGATTCTTTGAAATAGAAAAGAGACATAGTGTAGCAGTTTTGCACGGATCTTAACACTGTGCATGGCTCCAATTGACAAACTAAACTTCCTCCCCAgttagattacacacaggtgttcggaaGCATGCTAAATATTCatatcaagctttatttatacagcacatttcagacatggaatgcaaaaCAATGTCCTTCAcaggaaataaataaaaacactgaaaataaaactgaaatatttacCACAAAACACATAAGGGGATATACAATTAAAGAACAACAGTAAAAACTGAAACCTTCACCAAACAACACATGAAGAATATCAATACAACTGAGTGACTACAAAGCAACCTGAGGAAAAGCGCTGCTGAAAAGGTGTTGATctcttttaaatatgtccacaatttcagcccccctcaggttctctggcaggctattccagagtctgggggcatattaggctacctgctggggcggcaggtagcctagtggtttgagtgttagcactagtaactggaaggttgcaagatagaatccccgagctaacaaggtgaaaatctgtcattctgcccctgaacaaggcagttaacccactgttcctaggctgtcattgaaaataagaatttgttcttaactgacttgcctagttaaataaaggtaaaatgaaatttaaaaaaaactcaaggctgcctctccatgcctcctggtccccctcaggttctctagtAGGCTAGTCCAGAGTCTGGGGGTTTAgtataactaaaggctgcctctccatgcctcctggtccccctcaggttctctagtAGGCTAGTCCAGAGTCTGGGGGTTTAgtataactaaaggctgcctctccatgcctcctggtccccctcaggttctctagcaGGCTAGTCCAGAGTCTGGGggtatagtaactaaaggctgcctctccatgcctcctggtccccctcaggttctctagcaGGCTAGTCCAGAGTCTGGGggtatagtaactaaaggctccctctccatgcctcctggtccccctcaggttctctagtAGGCTAGTCCAGAGTCTGGGGGTTTAgtataactaaaggctgcctctccatgcctcctggtccccctcaggttctctagtAGGCTAGTCCAGAGTCTGGGGTTTAgtataactaaaggctgcctctccatgcctcctggtccccctcaggttctctagtAGGCTAGTCCAGAGTCTGGGGGTTTAgtataactaaaggctgcctctccatgcctcctggtccccctcaggttctctagtAGGCTAGTCCAGAGTCTGGGGGTTTAgtataactaaaggctgcctctccatgcctcttggtccccctcaggttctctagcaGGCTAGTCCAGAGTCTGGGGGTTTAgtataactaaaggctgcctctccatgcctcctggtccccctcaggttctctagcaGGCTAGTCCAGAGTCTGGGGGTTTAgtataactaaaggctgcctctccatgcctcttggtccccctaaGGTTCTCTAGCAGGCTAGTCCAGAGTCTGGGGGTATAgtataactaaaggctgcctctccatgcctcctgGTCCCCCTAAGGTTCTCTAGCAGGCTAGTCCAGAGTCTGGGGGTTTAgtataactaaaggctgcctctccatgcctcctggtccccctcaggttctctagcaGGCTAGTCCAGAGTCTGGGGGTATAgtataactaaaggctgcctctccatgcctcctgGTCCCCCTAAGGTTCTCTAGCAGGCTAGTCCAGAGTCTGGGGGTATAgtataactaaaggctgcctctccatgcctcctggtccccctcaggttctctagcaGGCTAGTCCAGAGTCTGGGGGTATAgtataactaaaggctgcctctccatgcctcttggtccccctcaggttctctagcaGGCTAGTCCAGAGTCTGGGGtttatagtaactaaaggctccctctccatacctcttGGTCCCCCTAAGGTTCTCTAGCCGGCTAGTCCAGAGTCTGGGGGTATAgtataactaaaggctgcctctccatgcctcctggtccccctcaggttctctagcaGGCTAGTCCAGAGTCTGGGggtatagtaactaaaggctccctctccatgcctcttggtccccctaaGGTTCTCTAGCAGGCTAGTCCAGAGTCTGGGggtatagtaactaaaggctccctctccatgcctcttggtccccctaaGGTTCTCTAGCAGGCTAGTCCAGAGTCTGGGGGTATAgtataactaaaggctgcctctccatgcctcctggtccccctcaggttctctagcCGGCTAGTCCAGAGTCTGGGGGTATAgtataactaaaggctgcctctccatgcctcttggtccccctcaggttctctagcCGGCTAGTCCAGAGTCTGGGGGTATAgtataactaaaggctgcctctccatgcctcctggtccccctcaggttctctagcaGGCTAGTCCAGAGTCTGGGGGTATAGTATAACTAAaagctgcctctccatgcctcttggctcCCCTCAGGTTTTCTAGCCGGCTAGTCCAGAGTCTAGCAGGCTAGAGAACATGACCAACCaagcttagcttcagaagcaagccagcagtggtatgcaaggtggtatgctgctgacctaacattaccccataatggcaaagcaaaaacaaggtTTTTTAGAAAACTggaatgccttatttacataagtattcagaccctttgctgtcagactacaaattgagctcaggtgcatcctgtttccattgattatccttgagatgtttctacaacttggagtccacctgtggtaaattcaattgattggacatgatttgtaaaggcacacacctgtctatataaggtcccacagttgacagtacatgtcagagcaaaaaacaaccTATGAGGTTGAAGTAATTGTCTGTAGAGGTCTGAGacaggactcttcctagagctggctgtctgGCCAAACTGGGGgcaaagggccttggtcagggaagtgaccaagtatctgatgatcactctgacagagttcctctgtggagatgggagaaccttccagaagtacaaccatctctgcagcactccaccaatcaggcctttgtggtagagtggccagacagaagccactcctcagtaaaaggcacatgacagcccgcttggagtttgccaaaaggcacctaaagattctgagaatcatgagaaacaagaaacCTGTTATAACACATTATCCAGATATCTTAGTGAtggagcagcaggtagcctagtggttagagtgttggactagtcaccgaaaggttgcaagatcgaatccccgagcagacaaggtaaaaatctgtcgctctgcccctgaacaagggtaggccgtcattgaaaataaaaatgtgttctgaactgacttgcctagttaaattaagttacaatgtaaaaataataaCACCTCAAGGACTctcaccatgagaaacaatattctctgctctgatgaaaccaagctcAAActcttttggcctgaatgccaagcgtcacgtctggaggaaacctgacggtgaagcatggtggtgtcagcatcatgctgtggggatgtttttcagcggcagggactgggagactagtcagaatcaagggaaagatgaacggagaaaagtacagagagatccttgatgaaatcctgctccagagctttcaggacctcagactgggggcgaaggttccccttccaacaggacaacgatactaatcacacagccaagacaacgcaggagtggcttcaggacaaggtctctgaatgtccttgagtggcccaaccagagcccggacttgaacccgatcaaacatctctgaagagacctgaaactaggtgtgcagcaacgctccccatccaacctgacagagcttgagaggatctacagagaacaatgggataaactccccaaatacaggtgtgccaagcttgtatcatcatacccaagaagactcgaggctgtcatcactgccaaaggtgtttcaacaaagtactgagtaaagggtctgaatacttatgtaaatgttatattacagttgttttttttataaattagatACAATTTCTAAAatcctatttttgctttgtcatttatgggttattgtgtgagtagatttatgaggaaaaaaaataatttaatcaattttagaataaagctgtaacaaaatgtgaaaaaaagtgtATACTTTCTTGTATATAAAAATAGCTAATTAGCACTGAtgtatatacagtcgtggccaaacgttttgagaatgacacaatatacatctgctgcctcagtttgtatgatggcaatttgcatatactccagaatgttatgaagagtgatcagatgaatttcaATTAGTTGCAAAGTCCCTCTTCGCCATTCAAATGAAGtgaaacccccccaaaaaaacatttccacagcatttcagccctgccacaaaaggaccagctgacatcatgtcagtaattctctcgttaacacaggtgtgaatgTTGACGAGGACAAAGCTGGAGATCACTCGGTCATGCTGATTGattttgaataacagactggaagcttcaaacggagggtggtgcttggaatcatttttcttcctctgttcaacatggttacctgcaaggaaacatgtgccatcatcattgctttgcacaaaaagtgcttcacatgcaaggatatagctgccagtaagattgcaccaaaatcaaccatttatcggatcatcaagaacttcaaggagagcggttcaattgttgtgaagaaggcttcagggcacccaagaaagtccagcaagtgccaggaccgtctcctaaagttgattcagctgcgggatcggggcaccaccagtacagagctgctcaggaatggcagcaggcaagtgtgagtgcatctgcacagtGAAGAGAAGACTTTTGGTGTCAAGAAGGGccgcaaagaagccacttctctgcaggaaaaacatcagggacagactgatattctttaaaaggtacagggattggactgctgaggactggggtaaagtcattttctctgaatcccctttccgaatgtttagggcatccggaaaaaagcttgtccggagaagacaaggtgagcgctaccatcagtcctgtgtcatgtcaacagtagagcatcctgagaccattcatgtgtggggttgcttctcagccaagggtgtgggctcactcacaatgttgcctaagaacacagccatgaataaagtatggtaccaacacatcctccaagagcaacttctcccaacaatccaggaacagtttggtgacgaacaattcctgttccagcatgatggagcaccttgccataaggcaaaagtgataactaagtggctcggggaacaaaacatcaatattttgggtccatggccaggaacctccccagaccttaatcccattgagaacttgtggtcaatcatcaagaggcaggtggacaaaaaCAAACAACCCACAAactctgacaaactccaagcattgattatacaagaatgggctgccatcagtcaggatcaacactgcaaatattgattcTTTGCATCAACctaatgtaattgtcaataaaagcctttgacacttatgaaatgcttgtaatccTACTTcactattccatagtaacatctgatcAAAAAATATcaaaagacactgaagcagcaaactttgtggaagttaatatttgtgtcattctcaaaactacTGTTATATAGACACTAACTACTGTTATATAGACACTAACTACTGTTATATAGACACTAACTACTGTTATAGAcactcactactgttatagacACTCACTACTGTTATATAGACACTCACTACTGTTATATAGACACTCACTACTGTTATATAGACACTCACTACTGTTATATAGACACTCACTACTGTTATATAAACACTCACTACTGTTAAATAGACACTAACTACTGTTATATAGACACTAACTACTGTTATATAGACACTAACTACTGTTATATAAACACTAACTACTGTTATATAGACACCTAACTACTGTTATATAGACACTAACTACTGTTAAATAGACACTAACTACTGTTATATAGACACTAACTACTGTTATATAGACACTAACTACTGTTATACAGGCAATGAAACAATTGCTCACCAGTGAATTAATTTAACATTTTAAACTGCCCTATCGGCATCAGGGAATCCAGGTGGAATTTGTTTTGTAAGATATTCCATAACTGTGGTGCGTTAAAACTaaaggcagattttttttttaaccaatattttactagtcaagtcagttaagaacacattcttattttcaatgacggcctaggaacagtgggttaactgcctgttcaggggcagaacgacagatttgtaccttgtcagctcagagatttgaacttgcaacctttcgaatactagtccaacgctctaaccactaggctaccctgccaccaaaCTTTGTGGAGACAAGTGGGACTTCAAGAGTTAACCAACCCCATTCTCGGGGTTGGTTATCTATTATATTTCAACAGGGAAGTGAGGtatgttggaagcttgtggagcagagctttgtaaataagaatggaGTAATGAAGAATGGAGTAATGAAGAATGGAGTAATGAAGAATGGAGTAATGAAGAATGGAGTAATGAAGAGATCTACGGGACTTTAGCGAGGTCCAGCTCACCTGATACAGGATACAGTGATTAAAACTGTCAcctgatacaggatgcagtgattaaaactgtcacctgatacaggatgcagtgattaaaactgtcacctgatacaggatgcagtgattAAAACTGTCACCTGATGCAGTGATTAAAACTGTCACCTGATACAGTGATTAAAACTGTCACCTCATACAGGATGCAGTGATTAAAACTGTCACCTGATACAGTGATTAAAACTGTCAcctgatacaggatgcagtgattaaaactgtcacctgatacaggatgcagtgattaaaactgtcacctgatacaggatgcagtgattAAAACTGTCACCTGATGCAGTGATTAAAACTGTCAcctgatacaggatgcagtgattAAACCTGTCAcctgatacaggatgcagtgattAAAACTGTCACCTCATACAGGATGCAGTGAATAAAACTGTCAcctgatacaggatgcagtgattAAAACTGTCACCTGATGCAGTGAATAAAACTGTCAcctgatacaggatgcagtgattAAAACTGTCACCTGATGCAGTGATTAAAACTGTCACCTGATGCAGTGATTAAAACTGTCACCTGAGAAAAAAAGAAGGGCGCCAAGTTAGACAGCATCCAGAGGTTTAATTATCTGCTGCATTCTGGTAAATGGCGCCCACCATAGTCAAGAATGGCAGGAAAGTTGTCATCTGCTTCCTGCTCTTTGTGGAGAGGCCAAGATGTATTTCTAAAATTAAGAAGTCCACTTTACATTGGAGCTTTTTAACGAGCTTCGTGTTTTCTAGACTTTAGATCTTTATCAATCCAAATGTCCAGATACTTCTAGAACCCACTCGATGACAGAAATCATCCAATCAGTGAATGCGTAGCCCATCTGAGACATGTTCTCACCAAGCTACCTTAAGATGGATGCACTAACacgtttttttatttatatttaattttaccaggcaagtcagttaagaacaaattcttattttcaatgacggcctgggaacagcgggttagctgcctgttcaggggcagaacgacagatttgtaccttgtcagctcgggggtttgaacttgcaacctttactagtccaacgcactaaccactaggctaccctggatAGTGACCATACTATTCTCTTAAAGTCACGCAGTGTAAAATACATGGGTCATGTGAACAATGGAGCACATGCATCACATGCTAAGAGACAATGGAGCACATGCATCACATGCTAAGAGACAATGCATCACATGATAAGAGACAATGGAGCACATGCATCACATGCTAAGACCACTTGAcagtaagtctctctggataagagggtctgactaaatgactaaaatgtatgtGGAGATTTCATTCAGTTCTCCCTGTTTTAACCACTCTGTTTGTCTTTGGCAGAAGAGAGACCCGACTCAGAGGAACCAGAGACGTCTGAACCAGTGAGACgacaccactgctcccagtgtggaaagagttttaaccaTTTAGGGAATCTTAAAAACCACAAGAGAACACATGCAGAGAAGAAGTCTTACaactgctctcagtgtggaatGAGTTTTACCCGGTCCGGGAACCTAAAAtcgcatgagagaatacacacaggagataaGCCTTACCAATGCTTccagtgtggaaagagatttATCGAGCCAGCACAACTGAAAGTTCATTGGAGAAAACACACAGGGAAAAACCATTCCAATGCTCTGAGTGTGGAAATACATTTTCCCGATCAGGGGACCTGAAatcacatgagagaatacacacaggggaaaagCCTTACCACTGTTCCCATTGTGAAAAGAGTTTCAGTTGGTCAGGGCAACTGAAAGAGCacaagagaatacacacaggtgaaaagCCATTCCAATGCTcgcagtgtggaaagagttttactcgGATTGGGAACCTGAGaacacatgagagaatacacacaggagagaagccattccattgctctcagtgtggaaagagttttacccaatTAAGGAGCCTGAAAAGTCATGAGAGggcacacacaggggagaagcctttccAATGATCTCAGTGTGAAAATGGTTTTACCCGGTTAGGGTACCTGAAAACACATGAGGTGACACACAAAGGAGGGTAGCCACACCTCTGCTCCCAGTGTGAAATTCATTAGaggtaactgcacctcagattgcagcccaaatacagGGTTACCCaagtgtcacagcatcatcggactgagcttgttgtcattgcaggcaatctcaatgctgtgtgttacagggaagacatcctcctccctcatgtggtacccttcctgcaggctcatcctgacatgaccctccatgaccctgacatgaccctccatgACCCTGAGTGATttcttgcaagacaggaatgtcagtgttctgccatggacagcaaagagcccggatctcaatcctattgagcacgtctgggacctgttggatcggagggtgagggctagggccattcccccaagaaatgtccgggaacttgcaggtgccttggtggaagagtgagaacgggcaaatctggtgcagtccatgaggaggagatgacaTTCTTGACTATGGTGGGCGCCATTTACCAGAATACAGCAGATgccaatgcagctggtggccacagcagatactgactgttacttttgattttgaacccccctttgttcagggacacattattcaatttctgttagtcacatgtctgtggaacttgttcagtttatgtctcggttgttaaatcttgttatgttcatacaaatatttactcatgttaaatttgctgaaaataaactcagttgacagtgagaggatgtttctttttttgctgagtatattttacaatgtagaaaataaagagaaacccttgaatgaggaggtgtcaagttttgactggtcctgtatataTAAGCTTAACTCAGGAAGACTAGCTGAGGTGCAGTTTAGTAGgttggaggctgtatgggtctgtagctactacagtgtagtttagtaggatggaggctgtatgggtctgtaactgctacagtgtagtttagtaggatggaggctgtatgggtctgt
Protein-coding regions in this window:
- the LOC135525888 gene encoding zinc finger protein 189-like — its product is MSSLSYSPLAKEEDVYWTEKGALELNIVVKEEDDNSTVKEEEAFRIKQEEITPTEEQEDGVVKKEKDLFGVKEEEGIEAVTVVEEEVEAFRIKKEEEESVIVKKVEEPFREEEDDISMKVKEEDVLGVKEEEGDEEETEDLINTKERPDSEEPETSEPVRRHHCSQCGKSFNHLGNLKNHKRTHAEKKSYNCSQCGMSFTRSGNLKSHERIHTGDKPYQCFQGGGGTGEDDLGELEEEDDPTSSLHALNESLPPVSPLRKTSPPPPDPTQPIPATSPPPPDPTQPNPSQLPVITAP